Below is a window of bacterium DNA.
TTCGCGTGGAAACTATCGCCTATTTCCTGCGCCGGTATCGCGAAACCCTGGATACCCGTGCGATGATGGAATCCGCCGTCGATGCCAAGCTTCGTGAATACGAGGCAAAACTGCTCAAGGCACTGCACGAACAGCAACAGCAGCCGCATTTCTCAGGCACGGTGGACGCTCCTGTACCCATCGATCTTCCCGGACGACATTCTCATTGACCATGCGGATTCAGTCCCTCATCGGCGGCTTCTGCGTGTTTGTTTTCCTTCTGACCGCCGGGGCCCTCGCACAGCAGCGGCTCTGCTGTTTCGGTGATTCCATTGCGGAAGGATGGATCGACGCCGAGCGCAATCCGTCTGCCGCCTGGCCAGCGCTGCTCGATTCGATGCTGCGAACACAGGGACGGCAGGTGATGCTCTCGCGCGTCGCGCACGGGGGAGAGACCACGGGCGATGCGCTCCGCCGCGTTGAGCACGAAGTACTTCCGCTTGCGCCGGACTGCTGCATCCTCGCCTTTGGAAGCAACGACATGTTTATCTGGGGAGATCCACCGGCGGTACGTGTACCCCTTCAGCAGTTCAGGGAACAGCTGCGTCTCGTCGTGCGAAAGCTGCAGGGAAGTGGCTGCCGTGTCCTGCTTCTCGGCATGCCGCCGATGCTCGAACATCGCTTTTATCATTATGCAGATTCTGCATATTTCGCTCCGTACGGGGGCGCCCGTCAGCTGCAGCAAAAGTATGAGCAGGTGATGATGGATGTGGCTGCAGCAGAACAGGCCGGATATGTTTCCCTCAACGACGCATTCATGAATCCTGAAACACTGCTCGGTTTTGATGGTGTGCATCCTTCGAAAGAGGGACACCGGTCCATCGCCTCAGCCTTGCTCACAGACACCGGACATCAGCTTGACGCCGACGCACGAACATTCGCCGATGCGGCGCTGTCCGTTTTTCCTTCCCCATACATGCGCAAGAGCGAGGCATACCTGACACTGCAGGTTCGCGCAGCCGCAGGAATGCGTGTCTGCTTTACGATACTCGATCTCGCGGGACGCATGCGTCGAAAAATCGTATATTTCACGCAATCTGATGGTGTGCACTTCTACCGATGGGACAGCAGGGGAGACGATGGAACTCTGCTTCCGCCCGGTGCATATATTGTGCATGTGCGCATTTCAGGGCGCTCATATTTGAAAAGCATTCTGCTGTACTAATCCCCGCAGTCATGAAACATACCACTGTTCTCATCGCACTCTGTTTTCTGCTTCAACCCGCGTTTCCCGCATTCTCACAGGATACGCCACCAGGACTGGATCCTTCCAGGTATCGGGAGGGATACGACATTCCAGCAGGCGTGGATCATGGCACCTGGGACTTTGACGAATGGCCCGGCGTGGATCATGGCGCGGTGTATGTGCGTGATTTCATGTACGGGGATGCGGGCGATAAGGTGAAGATCGACTACACGCTCACCGTATTCGATGACGACGATCATACCGGTTACCTGCGCACACCGTCGGTACTTGCCGAGCGATTTTCCCCGATGTCGGATGTGCTTCGACGCGCGAAAAAGGTGATTGGTATTTTTGCGCATCCTGACGACGAAGTGCTGCTCGCCGGGGGACTCCTGGCCGCGGCAGCCGCGCAGGGAAAGGGCGGTGATGTTTTTCTGCTCTCCAACGGCGCCGATGGCTCTGCCGGTTTCGATGAGAACGAAACCGAGGGACTCGACGGATACAACTGTGCCGGGATCATGCCGGATGGGAGCATCCGTGTGGCGACGGATCTCAAAGGAATCGAAAAACCGCGCGTTGCACGCCGGTACGGAAAATCACTTGGTGTCGACATCCGCATCCTGCCAGTGCGCTATGAACTCGATG
It encodes the following:
- a CDS encoding PIG-L family deacetylase, coding for MKHTTVLIALCFLLQPAFPAFSQDTPPGLDPSRYREGYDIPAGVDHGTWDFDEWPGVDHGAVYVRDFMYGDAGDKVKIDYTLTVFDDDDHTGYLRTPSVLAERFSPMSDVLRRAKKVIGIFAHPDDEVLLAGGLLAAAAAQGKGGDVFLLSNGADGSAGFDENETEGLDGYNCAGIMPDGSIRVATDLKGIEKPRVARRYGKSLGVDIRILPVRYELDGQTCVQIGEYPGLDFKKSFGPGTVMRRAMARSILDLLRREKPDIIITHGSGGEYGNYFHVTVHDLVADAARRAGNEFILQLFTGFPEYNYSDHITHYLDLDADGGVLRKRKFDAFRHISYIYRAGNDYDKPWNPNDKLMDGVFVKDYGYTPTEGKPPRYEFFQQVRLR